A portion of the Rhodopseudomonas sp. BAL398 genome contains these proteins:
- a CDS encoding methyl-accepting chemotaxis protein, with the protein MRLNSIGIKLGLASLVSIVLSLAMAGNQMLTERAINVANQHANAQQEVADHGLEANIGLRRMQLAGRDIRLASTAPDIEKAIGDLQQAHALVKQDIATAVSNVANSQDKQQFATISSLAADYIGQVTELAALQGSTATGEQLQAEHKKRDQIDARALALMSNALSLMRTTVDAAKRAADSAKDQAATQLSQANRLNFALGMAVMLSLFASMIFNFVGTSRPLMKLNGALGKMAAGELSVDVPGAGRGDEIGDIAKTVTVIRENADRKAREEAASKAEREQARALQRREDMNRLADDFEGAVGKIVEAVSAASAELEASAATLAATAEQSQKLTVVVAGASEEATSNVQSVASATEEMASSIHEIGRQVQDSARIAGAAVQQADKTNGRINQLAAAASRIGDVVELINTIAGQTNLLALNATIEAARAGDAGRGFAVVASEVKALAEQTAKATDEISQQITGMQAATDESVAAIKEIGTTISQMSEISSAIASAVEQQGAATQEISRNVQQAAQGTMQVSANIADVERGASETGSASSQLLNSAKSLSTDSSKLKTEVVKFLDSVRAA; encoded by the coding sequence ATGAGATTAAATAGCATTGGCATCAAGCTCGGACTCGCAAGCCTGGTCAGCATCGTTCTGTCGCTCGCCATGGCCGGAAATCAGATGCTCACGGAGCGGGCGATCAACGTCGCCAATCAGCACGCCAACGCCCAGCAGGAAGTCGCCGACCACGGGCTCGAAGCCAATATCGGTCTGCGCCGGATGCAGCTTGCGGGACGCGACATCCGGCTGGCCAGCACGGCACCGGACATCGAGAAAGCCATCGGCGACCTGCAACAGGCCCACGCGCTGGTGAAGCAGGACATTGCAACCGCGGTCTCAAACGTGGCGAATTCGCAGGACAAGCAACAATTTGCGACGATCAGCTCGCTGGCCGCCGACTATATCGGCCAGGTGACCGAGCTGGCGGCGCTGCAGGGATCGACCGCGACCGGCGAGCAGCTCCAGGCCGAACACAAAAAGCGTGATCAGATCGACGCCCGCGCGTTGGCGCTGATGTCCAATGCCTTGTCGCTGATGCGTACCACCGTGGACGCCGCCAAGCGGGCCGCCGACAGCGCCAAGGACCAGGCCGCGACGCAACTGAGCCAGGCCAACCGGCTGAATTTCGCGCTCGGCATGGCGGTGATGCTGTCGCTGTTCGCCTCGATGATCTTCAATTTCGTCGGCACCTCGCGGCCGCTGATGAAGCTCAACGGCGCGCTCGGCAAGATGGCGGCGGGTGAGCTGAGCGTCGACGTTCCGGGCGCCGGACGCGGCGACGAGATCGGCGACATCGCCAAGACCGTGACCGTGATCCGGGAGAATGCCGATCGCAAAGCGCGCGAGGAGGCCGCGAGCAAAGCCGAGCGCGAACAGGCCCGGGCGCTGCAACGCCGCGAGGACATGAACCGGCTGGCCGATGATTTCGAGGGCGCGGTCGGCAAGATCGTCGAGGCGGTGTCGGCGGCGTCGGCCGAACTCGAGGCCTCGGCCGCGACGCTGGCGGCCACGGCGGAACAGTCGCAAAAACTGACGGTGGTGGTGGCCGGGGCGTCCGAGGAAGCCACCAGCAACGTCCAGTCGGTGGCCTCCGCCACCGAGGAGATGGCGTCGTCGATCCACGAGATCGGCCGTCAGGTGCAGGATTCGGCGCGGATCGCCGGCGCCGCCGTGCAGCAGGCCGACAAGACCAATGGGCGGATCAACCAGCTCGCCGCCGCGGCCAGCCGGATCGGCGACGTGGTGGAATTGATCAACACCATCGCCGGCCAGACCAATCTGCTGGCGCTGAATGCCACTATCGAGGCCGCCCGCGCCGGCGATGCCGGCCGTGGCTTCGCCGTGGTCGCCTCCGAGGTCAAGGCGCTGGCCGAGCAGACCGCCAAGGCAACCGACGAAATCAGTCAGCAGATCACCGGCATGCAAGCGGCCACCGATGAATCGGTTGCCGCCATCAAGGAGATCGGGACGACGATTTCACAGATGTCGGAGATTTCCTCGGCGATCGCCTCGGCGGTCGAACAGCAAGGTGCCGCGACCCAGGAAATTTCCCGCAATGTGCAGCAGGCCGCGCAAGGAACCATGCAAGTCAGCGCCAACATCGCCGACGTCGAGCGCGGCGCCAGCGAGACCGGATCGGCCTCGTCGCAGCTGTTGAATTCGGCGAAATCGCTGTCCACTGACAGCAGCAAACTGAAAACCGAGGTCGTCAAATTCCTGGATTCGGTGCGCGCCGCCTGA
- a CDS encoding MSMEG_1061 family FMN-dependent PPOX-type flavoprotein, whose translation MTELAADDLGAIYPEPTERVIAKARPSIDRHAASFIGLSPFCVLATSGADGSVDASPRGGHPGFVTVKGPHELLMPDRPGNNRIDSFKNLVSGSGLLQLIFFVPGIDDTLRVSGQGSVSAEPELLAAMEEFGKPPRAVLRIAVTEAYFHCGKALMRSRLWSADAQVERAVLPSISQIIHDQTSLGEPESQTDVEARFRSQL comes from the coding sequence GTGACAGAGCTTGCCGCTGACGACCTTGGCGCGATCTACCCGGAGCCGACGGAACGGGTGATCGCCAAAGCCCGTCCCTCGATCGACCGACACGCAGCCAGCTTTATCGGCCTGTCGCCATTCTGCGTGCTGGCGACATCCGGCGCCGACGGCAGCGTCGACGCCTCGCCGCGCGGCGGCCATCCGGGCTTCGTCACCGTCAAGGGCCCTCACGAGCTGCTGATGCCCGATCGCCCCGGCAACAACCGGATCGACAGCTTCAAGAATCTGGTTTCCGGCAGCGGGTTGCTGCAACTGATCTTCTTCGTGCCCGGCATCGACGACACGCTGCGGGTCTCGGGCCAAGGCAGCGTCTCGGCGGAGCCGGAGCTGCTGGCGGCGATGGAGGAGTTCGGCAAGCCGCCGCGCGCGGTGCTGCGGATCGCCGTCACCGAGGCGTATTTCCATTGCGGCAAGGCGCTGATGCGCTCGCGCCTATGGTCCGCCGACGCTCAGGTCGAGCGCGCGGTGCTGCCCAGCATCAGCCAGATTATCCACGACCAGACCAGTCTCGGCGAACCCGAGAGCCAGACTGACGTCGAGGCGCGCTTCCGCAGCCAACTCTAG
- a CDS encoding DoxX family protein gives MTAAAKPTSPAAASGRARAVMRWVLAAFFAAAGIAHLLAPDKLLAMTPSWVPFAAPVIFITGLCELAGAVALVTRPLRWWAGIALAAYALCVWPANFKHALDGIRIAGIPDSWWYHGPRLAAQPLIIWATLYAAGVIDWPWRHKSR, from the coding sequence ATGACCGCGGCAGCCAAACCGACATCGCCCGCAGCGGCGTCAGGCCGCGCGCGGGCGGTGATGCGCTGGGTGCTGGCGGCTTTCTTTGCCGCTGCCGGAATCGCACATCTGCTTGCGCCGGACAAATTGCTGGCGATGACGCCGTCATGGGTGCCCTTCGCCGCGCCGGTGATCTTCATCACCGGGCTGTGCGAACTCGCCGGCGCGGTGGCGCTGGTGACCCGGCCGCTGCGCTGGTGGGCCGGCATCGCCCTCGCCGCCTATGCGCTGTGCGTCTGGCCAGCCAATTTCAAACACGCGCTCGACGGCATCCGGATCGCCGGCATCCCCGACAGCTGGTGGTACCATGGCCCGCGGCTGGCGGCGCAGCCGCTGATCATCTGGGCGACGCTTTATGCCGCCGGGGTGATCGACTGGCCATGGCGCCACAAATCCCGCTGA
- a CDS encoding DUF2188 domain-containing protein → MTNVVYKIVEHDGGWAYKVGEVFSEPYPSHDKAAAAARRAADEQRVPGRTEVIQYEDEHGKWHEETVRGNDRPTTDIVDKT, encoded by the coding sequence ATGACCAATGTTGTTTACAAGATCGTCGAACATGACGGCGGCTGGGCCTACAAGGTCGGCGAGGTGTTTTCCGAGCCCTATCCCAGCCACGACAAGGCGGCCGCAGCGGCGCGGCGTGCGGCGGACGAGCAGCGCGTCCCCGGCCGGACCGAGGTGATCCAATATGAGGACGAGCACGGCAAGTGGCACGAGGAGACCGTGCGCGGCAATGATCGTCCGACCACCGACATCGTCGACAAGACCTGA
- a CDS encoding SOUL family heme-binding protein produces MLSDLWYYVVLVTEAILGTFGLRLYEEPAYTVLDQPAANIEIRSYGPRLAAEVDLDQGDQAGRGQAFGLLFSYISGANRGAAGAPERVAMTAPVDVARPAKIAMTAPVETATDGGVRMRFFLPARYSSADAPTPTDDRVKIVTVPAQTVATLRFSGTGRDLAPRQQQLIAALADSHWKPVGTPYGLFYDAPFTIPFLRRNEAAVAVAPR; encoded by the coding sequence ATGCTGTCGGACCTCTGGTATTATGTGGTACTCGTTACCGAGGCGATCCTCGGCACGTTCGGGCTGCGGCTCTATGAGGAGCCGGCCTATACGGTGCTCGACCAGCCCGCCGCCAATATCGAGATCCGCAGCTACGGACCGCGGCTCGCCGCCGAGGTCGATCTCGACCAGGGTGACCAGGCCGGCCGCGGTCAGGCTTTTGGCCTGCTGTTTTCCTATATTTCCGGCGCCAATCGTGGCGCCGCCGGCGCGCCCGAGCGGGTGGCGATGACCGCGCCGGTCGATGTCGCGCGGCCGGCCAAAATTGCCATGACCGCCCCGGTCGAAACCGCCACGGACGGCGGCGTGCGGATGCGGTTCTTCCTGCCGGCGCGCTACAGCAGCGCCGATGCGCCGACGCCGACCGACGACCGCGTCAAGATCGTCACCGTGCCGGCCCAGACCGTGGCCACGCTGCGCTTTTCCGGCACCGGCCGCGATCTGGCGCCGCGGCAGCAGCAATTGATCGCGGCGCTGGCGGATTCGCATTGGAAGCCGGTCGGAACGCCCTACGGCCTGTTCTATGACGCGCCTTTCACCATCCCGTTCCTGCGCCGCAACGAAGCCGCCGTGGCGGTGGCGCCGCGATAG
- a CDS encoding DUF2277 domain-containing protein, producing MCRNIKTLFNFEPPATEAEIHASALQFVRKLSGFNAPSQANAAAFDRAVAEVSQVARDLLASLQTQAPPRDRQIEAEKARDRSRARFG from the coding sequence ATGTGCCGCAACATCAAGACGTTGTTCAATTTCGAACCACCGGCGACCGAGGCGGAAATTCACGCTTCGGCGTTGCAGTTCGTCCGCAAATTGTCCGGCTTCAATGCGCCGTCGCAGGCCAATGCGGCCGCGTTCGATCGTGCCGTCGCCGAAGTATCGCAGGTCGCGCGAGACCTTTTGGCGTCGCTGCAGACTCAGGCGCCGCCGCGCGATCGCCAGATCGAGGCGGAGAAGGCGCGCGACCGCTCGCGCGCGCGGTTCGGATAG
- a CDS encoding collagen-like protein yields MAKQTTPRQGPIGPRGPAGLAGLPGPQGHPGRPGPEGPQGKPGLPGKAGPQGKRGDPGPQGKPGVNGKPGAPGPQGKPGPDGKPGADGKAGPDGKPGPQGAVGPQGPQGKPGEQGPRGEAGPRGEAGPAGQLPSLDQVMPWLHLLFDAYEDYKATRAREALEREARELEQRLALEALEAAARDAEASVDIDAEPDDDGKKKKKKHKHKE; encoded by the coding sequence GTGGCGAAGCAAACAACACCGAGGCAGGGTCCGATCGGCCCGCGCGGACCCGCCGGTCTCGCCGGCCTCCCCGGCCCGCAGGGTCATCCCGGCCGGCCCGGCCCCGAAGGTCCGCAGGGCAAGCCGGGGCTTCCCGGCAAAGCCGGTCCGCAGGGCAAGCGCGGCGATCCAGGCCCCCAAGGCAAGCCCGGCGTCAACGGCAAGCCCGGCGCGCCCGGGCCGCAAGGCAAGCCTGGCCCCGACGGCAAGCCGGGTGCGGATGGCAAAGCTGGTCCGGACGGCAAACCGGGTCCGCAGGGCGCTGTCGGTCCGCAGGGACCGCAGGGCAAGCCGGGCGAGCAAGGTCCGCGTGGCGAAGCCGGCCCACGTGGCGAAGCCGGCCCGGCCGGACAATTGCCGTCGCTCGATCAGGTGATGCCGTGGCTGCATCTTCTGTTCGACGCCTATGAGGACTACAAGGCGACCCGCGCGCGCGAAGCGCTCGAACGCGAAGCCCGCGAGCTCGAGCAACGGCTCGCCCTCGAGGCGCTCGAAGCCGCCGCGCGTGACGCCGAGGCCAGTGTCGACATCGACGCCGAGCCAGACGACGACGGCAAAAAGAAAAAGAAAAAGCACAAGCACAAGGAATAG